The Nitrospira sp. genome segment ATGCCGGAATCTGACCGTTGGGGTGCATGTACCATTCTCTGAGCATCAGAATGAGCTGTTCTTTCGCGAATGTTGAGTCAACAAGGGCGAGCGGAATGCAATGGAATGCCAGGTCCCAGGCCGCATACCAGGGATACTCCCATTTGTCCGGCATAGAGATCACGTCGGCATTGTAAAGGTGTGTCCAGTCGGAGTTCCGTCCATGGAGACGTTCATGGGGAGGGTCCGGCATCCCTGGATCGCCGACGAGCCAGCGTTTCAGGTCATAATGGTAGAACTGTTTGCTCCACAGTAAACCTGCGAACGCCTGCCGTTGTACCAGCCTTGCATCCTCGGAGAGATCAGCCGGAGCCAGTTCATCATAAAACTCATCGGCTTCATGAATACGTTGTGCGAAGAGTTCATTGAACGCTTGAACTTTAAATCCAACCACCTCGGTTCGATTGGTCAGATGCAGGCGAATGATCTCCGATGCTCCTCGGGACAGTGATAACTGATACTGGGCGGCAGCCTTTGAGCCGACCTTCTCAGGATTGATCGCATCTGTTCGACCGTGGACTATGTAGTCATGAAAACTATCCTTCACGTACTTAGCGCCATCTTGATCACCGTATAATCGGCGCGTATTTGTCTCATTCTCAGTAAAGAGCAGCTGAGGCTTTCCTTCACACCAGAGGCGACGTTCTCCATAATACTCGTGATCCAATTCAATTACGCTCATCCCATCGACAGCTTTTCCTTCACGCACTCTCGGCCGACGAGCATCGATTCCCCACGACCAAGTGTTCCGAAACCAAAGAGTGGGTAACAGCGTTAATTCGGCACAATCCGGGCCTCGGTTCGTCACTTGAATACGGATAAGAAGCTCCTCCGGCGTCGCCTTCGCATATTCCACCACCACATCGAAGTAGCGATGCTCATCGAAAACTCCGGTATCGATCAGCTCATATTCAGGCTCTTCACGTCTCCGACTTCGATTTTCCTCTACGAGCCTGGCATACGGAAATTCCGCCTGAGGATACTTATAGAGATACTTCATGTACGAATGTGTTGGCGTTGAATCTAAATAGAAATAATGCTCTTTTACATCTTCCCCGTGATTCCCTTCGCTACCGGTCAAACCGAACACGCGCTCCTTCAGAATGGGATCGCGTCCATTCCAAAGAGCGACGGCAAAACAGATATATTGGTGGCGATCTGAAATTCCGGCTAGTCCGTCTTCGTTCCACCGATAGGCGCGGGAACGCGCATGATCATGAGGAAAGGCTTCCCATGCCGTTCCGTGGGGACTATAGTCCTCACGCACCGTTCCCCAGGCACGTTCGCTCAAGTAAGGCCCCCACCGCTTCCAGTGCTGCTTGCGAACCGCATCTTCGCCAAGCCGTTGCTGCTCAGCGTCTTGAAAAGCTTGAGAACGAGAAGATGTCCGAGCTGTTTTCTCCACTGGACCTCCTTACCGTACGCACGAGTTAGAAGGGCGAAGACGCTACGATGCACCGCCCTGCGGACAAGAAACTAGCCGGTGTTCGCTGGACGCAAAGACCTGGACTCATTCCTC includes the following:
- a CDS encoding glucosidase is translated as MEKTARTSSRSQAFQDAEQQRLGEDAVRKQHWKRWGPYLSERAWGTVREDYSPHGTAWEAFPHDHARSRAYRWNEDGLAGISDRHQYICFAVALWNGRDPILKERVFGLTGSEGNHGEDVKEHYFYLDSTPTHSYMKYLYKYPQAEFPYARLVEENRSRRREEPEYELIDTGVFDEHRYFDVVVEYAKATPEELLIRIQVTNRGPDCAELTLLPTLWFRNTWSWGIDARRPRVREGKAVDGMSVIELDHEYYGERRLWCEGKPQLLFTENETNTRRLYGDQDGAKYVKDSFHDYIVHGRTDAINPEKVGSKAAAQYQLSLSRGASEIIRLHLTNRTEVVGFKVQAFNELFAQRIHEADEFYDELAPADLSEDARLVQRQAFAGLLWSKQFYHYDLKRWLVGDPGMPDPPHERLHGRNSDWTHLYNADVISMPDKWEYPWYAAWDLAFHCIPLALVDSTFAKEQLILMLREWYMHPNGQIPAYEWAFGDVNPPVHAWAAWRVYKIERKRRGVGDRVFLERVFHKLLLNFTWWVNRKDAEGKNIFQGGFLGLDNIGVFDRSAPLPTGGHIEQSDATSWMGMYCLNMLSIALELARENRAYEDVASKFFEHFVYICRAMNNIGGEKIELWNKEDGFFYDVLHLPDGRTFPLKVRSLVGLIPLFAVETLDSELVDSLPRFKHRMQWFIENRPDFSAHVETHSHDGGVRRFLSLVNPTRLKSVLRYMLDEEEFLSPYGIRALSRYHKDHPYVLSILGRDYRVDYEPAESSTGLFGGNSNWRGPIWFPVNYLLIESLQKFHYYLGDEYRVEYPVRSGQFVSLNEVASELSRRLTHIFLRDKTGRRPVYGGANKLHEDLFWRDAILFYEYFHGNTGAGIGASHQTGWTGLVAKLIQQSGE